TAAATCAATGCCACTAATATGCACCCACACATCTTTTGGCGGGCGGAAGCCATCAAGCTGAGGAATGTAAAACTCACTTTTGAAGATTAAATCTTCGGGGATAATTTTATCTTTGAAGATTTTTTTCTCGCCGTAACAATCAGAAAGGAATAAATTTAAGGCGTGAATGCGTTGCTTTAAGCCTTTCTCAATGTAATCAAATTCACTTGCGGGAATTATACGAGGGATAATATCAAACGGCATAATTTTTTCAGTGGAGCGTTTATCGCCGTAAACCGTGAAGGTTACGCCCATTTGCATAAGTAATGTTTCTGCAACTTCTTGCTTTTTTCTAAGTTCGGAAAGTTTAAGGTGAGAAAGCCCCCAAACTAATGGCAATGCAGATTGACGGGCTTTGTTATTCTCATCAAAAAGCTCATCATAAAATTTGCCAGAATTGTAATTTTCAAAAACCATATTTATTAAAGGTGTCTATTGAATATATTGTCACCCCGCACTTGTTGCGGGGCTAATTAAAAACATGCTTGATTGTTAGGATTAGTAAAGCTTTCAACCATTAACCTCGCAACTAGTGCGGGGTGACAATAATTAAAACCTTCTTTCAACCCCATTATTTTTGTATTTTAATTTGATAATACTTAACTATAAGGAAGTTGAAATGTCAAAATACTATTTACAATGATTAAAATAAAACGCGCATTAATTTCTGTAACGGACAAAACTGGAATTGTAGATTTTGCTAAATTTTTAGATAGCCAAAAAATTGAAATTATCTCAACTGGTGGCACGGCAAAAATTCTTAAAGAAAATAATATAAAGGTGAAAGATATTTCTGATTTTACTGGGTTTCCTGAAATTATGGACGGGCGAGTTAAAACTCTGCACCCGAAAGTTCACGGCGGATTGCTTGGAGTTCGCGATAATAAAGAGCATCTATCTGCTATGGAGCTTCACGATATTGAGCAAATTGATATGGTGATTGTGAATCTTTATGCGTTTGAAGAAACTGCAAAAAAAAATGCTTCATTTGAGGAAACCATTGAAAATATTGATATTGGCGGGCCTTCAATGATTCGCTCGGCAGCAAAAAATCATAAATTTGTAGCAGTTGTTGTGAACCCTGAGAGATATTCTGGCATCATTGAAACAATGAAAAACAATAATAATGCGATACCTGAAGATGTTTCAAAAGCCTTAGCAGGTGAGGCTTTTACTAGAACCGCTAGTTATGATTCCGCAATCGCAACTTGGTTTGATAATCAGCTTGGTGTTGAATTTCCTGAAAAAATTTCAATTAATGCGGAAAGAAAATCAATTCTCAGATATGGTGAAAACCCTCATCAAAAAGCCGCTATATATATTAATGATAATACAATTCCTTCAGTTGCAAATGCAAAATTTCTGCAAGGAAAGGAACTCAGCTATAATAATATTTTGGATTCAGATTCCGCCTATGAGCTGGTTTCTGAGTTTCAACAGCCATCAGCCGTGATTGTAAAACATAATAACCCGTGTGGCGTTGCTTCCTCAGAAAATCTTGCAAAAGCCTTTGAGAAAGCCCTTAATTGTGATCCAGTTTCCGCCTTTGGTGGAATTTTTGCCTTCAACAGAGAGGTTGATAAAGAAACCGCAGAAAAAGCTGCAAAAATTTTCTGTGAAGTGATTATCGCGCCTTCTTACACTAAAGAAGCCCTTGAAATTTTCAGCACGAAAAAGAATTTAAGAGTTCTTGAAATTGGTCATATTAAACACGCAAACCAAATTTCTGAAAAGAGAATTCAGGCGATTAAAGCAGGCTTCTTGTTGCAGGATAAAGATAATATTGTGCTTGATTTGAACAATCTAAATATAGTTACAAAACGTAAGCCAACAGAAAGAGAAATGGAGGATTTGCTATTTGCATTTACAATTTGCAAACATGTGAAATCTAATGCGATAGTTTACGCGAAAGATT
The Rickettsiales bacterium genome window above contains:
- the purH gene encoding bifunctional phosphoribosylaminoimidazolecarboxamide formyltransferase/IMP cyclohydrolase, giving the protein MIKIKRALISVTDKTGIVDFAKFLDSQKIEIISTGGTAKILKENNIKVKDISDFTGFPEIMDGRVKTLHPKVHGGLLGVRDNKEHLSAMELHDIEQIDMVIVNLYAFEETAKKNASFEETIENIDIGGPSMIRSAAKNHKFVAVVVNPERYSGIIETMKNNNNAIPEDVSKALAGEAFTRTASYDSAIATWFDNQLGVEFPEKISINAERKSILRYGENPHQKAAIYINDNTIPSVANAKFLQGKELSYNNILDSDSAYELVSEFQQPSAVIVKHNNPCGVASSENLAKAFEKALNCDPVSAFGGIFAFNREVDKETAEKAAKIFCEVIIAPSYTKEALEIFSTKKNLRVLEIGHIKHANQISEKRIQAIKAGFLLQDKDNIVLDLNNLNIVTKRKPTEREMEDLLFAFTICKHVKSNAIVYAKDLATIGIGAGQMSRIDSSRIGAWKAREVNKNSESAAGSVLASDAFFPFADGLEAGAAEGITAVIQPGGSVRDEEVIAAADKNNIAMVFTGIRHFRH
- a CDS encoding circularly permuted type 2 ATP-grasp protein translates to MVFENYNSGKFYDELFDENNKARQSALPLVWGLSHLKLSELRKKQEVAETLLMQMGVTFTVYGDKRSTEKIMPFDIIPRIIPASEFDYIEKGLKQRIHALNLFLSDCYGEKKIFKDKIIPEDLIFKSEFYIPQLDGFRPPKDVWVHISGIDL